Proteins found in one Quercus robur chromosome 2, dhQueRobu3.1, whole genome shotgun sequence genomic segment:
- the LOC126715767 gene encoding protein DETOXIFICATION 16-like isoform X2, with amino-acid sequence MGGEEKKASLQPLLLPIAEENGVKSCRKEFHRDEIVGEVKKQLCLVGPLVSVNLLVNSLQVISVMYVGHLGELPLSGASMATSFASVTGFSLLIGMGSALDTFCGQSYGAKQYRMLGIHMQRAMIVLLLACIPLALIWANTGRILLFLGQDPEISAEAGLYARFLIPCIFGYALLQCHIRFLQAQNNVLPMMVSTAITTLSHLLICWILVFKSGLGNKGAALANGISYWMNALLLMAYVRISPSCKSTWTGFSKEAFHGITEFLKLSIPSAIMLSLEIWSFEMMVLLSGLLPNPKLETSVLSISLNTCSMIYMIPLGLSSTTSIRVSNELGAGRPQAARLAVRVALSLVATEGILVGTALILGRNVWGYCYSQVEEVLRYVGEILLLVAISHFFDGLQSVLSGAARGCGWQKIGAFVNLGAYYLAGIPVAILLAFVFHIGGKGLWMGIIVALIVQALCLWMITLCTN; translated from the exons ATGGGTGGGGAAGAGAAGAAAGCTAGTCTTCAACCATTGCTACTTCCAATAGCTGAAGAAAATGGTGTAAAGTCGTGTAGGAAGGAATTCCACAGAGATGAGATTGTGGGGGAGGTGAAGAAGCAGCTGTGTTTAGTAGGGCCATTAGTGTCAGTTAATCTGCTGGTAAATAGTTTACAGGTGATTTCAGTTATGTATGTGGGTCATCTTGGAGAGCTACCACTTTCTGGTGCTTCAATGGCCACTTCCTTTGCTTCTGTCACTGGTTTCAGCTTGTTG ATTGGAATGGGAAGCGCATTAGACACATTCTGTGGTCAGTCCTATGGTGCAAAACAGTATAGAATGCTTGGTATACACATGCAGAGAGCCATGATTGTTCTTCTACTGGCCTGCATTCCCCTTGCACTTATATGGGCCAATACTGGCcgaattcttttatttttgggacaAGATCCAGAAATTTCAGCTGAAGCTGGACTTTATGCTCGCTTCCTAATACCCTGCATTTTTGGTTATGCACTCCTTCAATGTCATATCAGATTCTTACAAGCCCAAAATAACGTACTTCCAATGATGGTTAGCACAGCGATTACAACGTTATCACACTTACTCATTTGTTGGATTCTTGTATTTAAGTCCGGCCTTGGAAATAAAGGTGCTGCTTTGGCAAATGGCATATCTTATTGGATGAATGCATTGTTATTGATGGCTTATGTTCGAATATCTCCTTCGTGTAAGAGCACATGGACTGGATTTTCAAAGGAGGCCTTTCATGGGATTACTGAGTTTCTAAAACTATCAATTCCCTCAGCTATAATGCTCAG CTTGGAAATCTGGTCTTTTGAAATGATGGTTCTTCTATCTGGTCTTCTCCCTAATCCAAAGCTTGAAACATCAGTGCTGTCAATCAG CCTTAACACATGTTCAATGATTTATATGATACCCCTGGGGCTGAGCAGTACAACAAG CATAAGAGTTTCAAATGAGCTGGGTGCTGGGAGACCCCAAGCAGCTCGCCTAGCAGTTCGTGTTGCTCTATCCTTGGTTGCTACAGAGGGTATTCTAGTAGGAACAGCCCTGATATTGGGTCGTAATGTTTGGGGTTACTGTTACAGCCAGGTAGAAGAAGTTTTAAGATATGTGGGAGAAATCTTACTCTTGGTTGCAATATCCCACTTTTTCGATGGTCTTCAATCTGTGCTTTCAG GCGCTGCTAGAGGATGTGGATGGCAAAAGATTGGGGCCTTTGTTAATCTAGGAGCTTATTATCTTGCGGGAATTCCCGTAGCTATATTGTTAGCTTTTGTCTTCCATATTGGTGGAAAG
- the LOC126715767 gene encoding protein DETOXIFICATION 16-like isoform X1, with translation MGGEEKKASLQPLLLPIAEENGVKSCRKEFHRDEIVGEVKKQLCLVGPLVSVNLLVNSLQVISVMYVGHLGELPLSGASMATSFASVTGFSLLIGMGSALDTFCGQSYGAKQYRMLGIHMQRAMIVLLLACIPLALIWANTGRILLFLGQDPEISAEAGLYARFLIPCIFGYALLQCHIRFLQAQNNVLPMMVSTAITTLSHLLICWILVFKSGLGNKGAALANGISYWMNALLLMAYVRISPSCKSTWTGFSKEAFHGITEFLKLSIPSAIMLSLEIWSFEMMVLLSGLLPNPKLETSVLSISLNTCSMIYMIPLGLSSTTSIRVSNELGAGRPQAARLAVRVALSLVATEGILVGTALILGRNVWGYCYSQVEEVLRYVGEILLLVAISHFFDGLQSVLSGAARGCGWQKIGAFVNLGAYYLAGIPVAILLAFVFHIGGKGLWMGIIVALIVQALCLWIITLCTNWENEVKKAAERVKNSSGDALP, from the exons ATGGGTGGGGAAGAGAAGAAAGCTAGTCTTCAACCATTGCTACTTCCAATAGCTGAAGAAAATGGTGTAAAGTCGTGTAGGAAGGAATTCCACAGAGATGAGATTGTGGGGGAGGTGAAGAAGCAGCTGTGTTTAGTAGGGCCATTAGTGTCAGTTAATCTGCTGGTAAATAGTTTACAGGTGATTTCAGTTATGTATGTGGGTCATCTTGGAGAGCTACCACTTTCTGGTGCTTCAATGGCCACTTCCTTTGCTTCTGTCACTGGTTTCAGCTTGTTG ATTGGAATGGGAAGCGCATTAGACACATTCTGTGGTCAGTCCTATGGTGCAAAACAGTATAGAATGCTTGGTATACACATGCAGAGAGCCATGATTGTTCTTCTACTGGCCTGCATTCCCCTTGCACTTATATGGGCCAATACTGGCcgaattcttttatttttgggacaAGATCCAGAAATTTCAGCTGAAGCTGGACTTTATGCTCGCTTCCTAATACCCTGCATTTTTGGTTATGCACTCCTTCAATGTCATATCAGATTCTTACAAGCCCAAAATAACGTACTTCCAATGATGGTTAGCACAGCGATTACAACGTTATCACACTTACTCATTTGTTGGATTCTTGTATTTAAGTCCGGCCTTGGAAATAAAGGTGCTGCTTTGGCAAATGGCATATCTTATTGGATGAATGCATTGTTATTGATGGCTTATGTTCGAATATCTCCTTCGTGTAAGAGCACATGGACTGGATTTTCAAAGGAGGCCTTTCATGGGATTACTGAGTTTCTAAAACTATCAATTCCCTCAGCTATAATGCTCAG CTTGGAAATCTGGTCTTTTGAAATGATGGTTCTTCTATCTGGTCTTCTCCCTAATCCAAAGCTTGAAACATCAGTGCTGTCAATCAG CCTTAACACATGTTCAATGATTTATATGATACCCCTGGGGCTGAGCAGTACAACAAG CATAAGAGTTTCAAATGAGCTGGGTGCTGGGAGACCCCAAGCAGCTCGCCTAGCAGTTCGTGTTGCTCTATCCTTGGTTGCTACAGAGGGTATTCTAGTAGGAACAGCCCTGATATTGGGTCGTAATGTTTGGGGTTACTGTTACAGCCAGGTAGAAGAAGTTTTAAGATATGTGGGAGAAATCTTACTCTTGGTTGCAATATCCCACTTTTTCGATGGTCTTCAATCTGTGCTTTCAG GCGCTGCTAGAGGATGTGGATGGCAAAAGATTGGGGCCTTTGTTAATCTAGGAGCTTATTATCTTGCGGGAATTCCCGTAGCTATATTGTTAGCTTTTGTCTTCCATATTGGTGGAAAG GGACTCTGGATGGGAATTATAGTGGCACTGATCGTGCAAGCATTATGCCTTTGGATAATTACTCTATGCACCAACTGGGAGAATGAA gTGAAGAAAGCTGCTGAGAGAGTAAAAAATAGTTCTGGAGATGCATTACCATAA